CGTCCGACCGGGACGCGGGCCGGGCGCGGACCGGACGAGCAGGCCGGGGAGCTGCACCGTGGTGCGACGGTCGTGGCGCAGGTCGAGCTCGGCGATCTCTGCGGGGAGCGGCTCGACGGGCAGACCGGAGGCCACCCGCTGCGCCAGCGTCCCCGCGGCCGGGCCGACGACGGTGGCACCGGGCAGCAGACCGCCGACGACGCGCACCCAGCACGCGCGGACGACGTCCTGCGGATCCTGGGCGGTCCGACCCGAGTACACCCCGCGGGCGAGCCGGATCAGGGTGCCGCGCCGCACCGCCCGGCTGAGCACCGCCGGGTCGGCCTCGCCCGCAAGCACCACGTCCGCCCAGTCCCGTCGCATGCCCTGCTCCTTGGTCAAGGTCGGTCGGTGCGGTCAAGCGTCCGCCGCCCCGGGATCGGTGGACTGCACGCCTGTTGCTTGACCATGGCATCGCACCTTGACCATGACAGGCTGTCTCTCGCTCTCGATCCTAGCGTCGCCGCTCGTAAGGGCACTTGCCTAACGAACCCGAGAGGTGCGATCAGCGATGACGCCGCACGAGGTCCTCATCCCCTTCCGCGACGGCGTCAGGGCGCAACCCGACGCGGTCCGGGCCACGGTCGGCCGGACCACTGACTGGCTCGCGGAGCGCGCGTCCACGCCCCGCCCGGCGGGAGTCCTCCTCGCGGGGATCGGCGCCTCGCACGCCGTCCTCGCGGCGCCGGTGCGCGAGCTGCGCCGCGGCGGCGTCCCCGCGTTCCGGTCGACCGGTGACGACCTGCCGCCGGGCTCGCCGGTGCCGGCCGACCTCACGGTCGCCGTCTCCCAGTCGGGGCGCAGCCCCGAGACGCTGGACGCGGCCACCCGCGGGCCGCGCAGCCTCGCGGTGGTCAACCAGCCGGCGTCCCCCCTGGCGAGCGCCACCGACGACGTCCTGTTCCTCGGGGGCCTGGTGGACTCCGGGATGTCGTCGGTCGCGGTCGCCGCGACAGCGGTGGCGCTCGGCATGCTGGTCGAGCACCGCGTGGACGGCGCCGTCTCCGAGACGTGGCAGCGGCTGCCCGACGCGTTGCACGCCGTGCTGGACGACGCGGCGACGGCACGCGCGCTCGCCGGGTTCGCCTCCCGGGCGGCCGGGCTCGGCTGCGTCGACGTGGTCGGTCGGGCCGCGAGCGCCGGTGCTGCCGAGCAGGGCGCCCTGCTGCTCCGTGAGGGCCCGAAGGTGCCCTCCCTCGGCGCCACGACGCGCACCTACCTGCACGGCATGACCGACGCGGTCGGCCGCGTGGCGCACGTACTGGTCGGCGGCGGTCGGGAGGCGGCGCTGGGTGCTCAGCTGGCCGAGCACGACGTCCCGGTGCTCCTGGTCACCGACGAGGACGTGGCGGTGCCGGCGGGTGTCGGCGCGGTGCGGTTGCCCACCCTGCCGCCGCTCGCCGCGGTGGTCACCGAGGTGGCCGTGCTGCAGCTGCTCGCCCTGGAGCTCGGGTCGGTGCTCGGAACGGACGTGGACGCCGGGGTGCTGACCCGGGTCGACACCAAGGTGACCACCGACGTGGTCGGCGGGGCCGACCGGTGAGCCACCTCGTGGCCGGCGTCGACGTCGGCGGGACCAAGACCCGCGTGCGGGTGGAGACGGCCGACGGGCACGAGGTCGCGGACGCGACCGCCCCCACCACCGGCTGGCGCGGCACGTCCTTCGAGGTGAAGGCCGAGCTGATCGCCCAGCGGCTGTCCGCGCTCGCCGAGCCTCGGACGGCGACGGGCCTGGCAGCGGTCGCCGTCGGAGCCCACGGCTGCGACCTCGAGGAGGAGAGCGAGGAGCTGCGCTCGCGGCTCGAGGAGCGGCTGCCCGGCGTCCTGTGCGTCGTGGTGAACGACGCCGAGCTGGTCGCCCCCGCGGCCGGGTCCCCGGAGGCGGTGGGTCTGATCGCCGGGACCGGCTCGGTCGCGGTCGGCCGCACCCCCGACGGGCGCCGGGTCCACGCCGGTGGCTGGGGCTGGGTCGTCGGGGACGAGGGCGGCGCCGCCGGGATCGTGCGGGAGGCGGTGCGTGCGTCCCTGCGCGCCGTCGAGGACGGCCGTCGCGACCCCCTGCCGGAGCAGCTCTGCCGGGCGCTCGCGGTCGAGCACCCCCTCGACCTGCCCGGACGGCTCGTGGCGCAGGACCCCGCGACGTGGAGCACGCACGCAGCCCTCGTCTTCGACGCCGCGGCCGCCGGCTCGGCCGTCGCGGAGCAGCTCGTGGTCGAGGCCGGCGAGGCGCTCGCCGACCTGGTGCACCGGGTCGTCTCGCGTGGAGCGCGCGCCACCCGGGTCGTCGCCGCAGGCGGCGTGGTGGTGTCCCAGCCGGCGCTCCGCGACGCCCTGCGCGCCGGCCTCCGCGCCCGGCACCTGCCCCTGCCCGTCGACCTGCTCGACGCACCGCCCGTCGCCGGTGCGCTCGCCCTGGCGCGCACCGCCCTCGACCGCACCTCCCTCTCCCCACGAAAGGCACTGCGATGACGCAGCCCTCCCCGTCCCCGACCACCACCAGCGCCGCGGCCCCGACGCCCCCCGTGCGTCGCCGACGCCGCTTCGCCCTGCCGAACACCTACGCGATCCTGCTCGCGCTCACCGCCGTGGTGTGGGCGCTGGGGTTCCTGGTGCCCGCCGGCCAGTACGACGTCGTCGACGGGTCCCCCGTCCCCGGCTCGTACCACCATGTCGACCTCGACGCCTCGTTCGGCGAGCGGGTGATGGACCTGTTCCAGGCCCCGGTGAACGGCCTGTACGGCGTCGAGGACCCCGGCTCGGGGTTCGTGGGTCCGTATGAGTCGGGCAGCCTCACCGGAGCCGCCGGCGTGTTCCTGTTCGTGCTGGCGATCGGCGCCTTCATCGTGACCACGACCCGCACCGGAGCGATCGACGCCGGGATCGGTCGCGTGGCCGCCCGGTTCCGCACCCGAGGCGCGGCGGTGATCGTCGCCCTCATGGTGCTCATCACCCTCGGCGGGTCGACGTTCGGGCTCGGCGAGGAGACGCTCGGCTTCTACGCCATCCTCATCCCGCTGCTGCTCAGCCTCGGCTTCGACCGCATGACCGCCGTCGGTGTCGTCCTGGTCGGCTCGGTCGTCGGCAACATGGCCTCGACGGTGAACCCCTTCATGACCGGCGCGGCGTCCGACGCCGCCGGCATCCCGATCGGGCAGGGCATCGGCCTGCGCGCGCTGCTGCTGGTGGTGTTCAGCGGCCTGGCGATCGCGTACGTGGTGCGGTACTCCGTGCGGGTCCGCCGCGACCCCTCCCGGTCGGCGGTCGGGTTCACCACGGACGACGCCGAGCTCGCGGCGGGCGTGGACGCCGGGTCGCTGGTGATGACCGGCCGCCAGAAGGCGGTCATCACCCTGTTCGCAGCGACGTTCGTGTTCATGGTGTTCGCCCTCGTGCCCTGGGCGCAGGTCCTCCACGGCCCGGCCGCCGCATCGTACGGCTGGCAGCTGGACTGGTACTTCCCCGAGCTCACGGCGCTGTTCCTCGTGATGGCCGTCATGATCGGTCTCGTCGGCCGGATGCGGGGCGAGGCGCTCGTCGGGTCGGTGCTCGCGGGGGCGTCGGAGTTCCTCGGCGCCGCGCTCGTCATCGTCCTGGCGCGCGGCATCACCGTCGTGATGCACAACGCGCTCATGACGGACACCGTGCTGCACGCGCTCGAGGGCGTGGTGTCCGGCGCGGGGGGCGGGGCGTTCGGCGTCCTGGTCTACCTGGTGAACGTGCCGATGTCGTTCCTCGTGCCCAGCTCGTCGGGACTCGCGACCCTGGCGATGCCCGTCCTGGCGCCCCTGGCCGACTTCGCCGGTGTCGGGCGCGACCTCGTCGTGACGGCGTTCCAGTGCGCCGTCGGGACGGTGGCGCTCGTGACGCCGACCTCGGCGATCGTGATGGGCGGCCTGTCACTCGCGAAGGTGCCGTACGGGCGCTACGTGCGGTGGGTGCTCCCGCTCCTCGCCGTGCTGGTGGTGGGTTCGATCGCGACGGTGCTGCTCGCGGCAGCCGTGTGATCGGCCGGGGGGGCGCGCGGGGCTCGTCGTCGCCGGGCCCCGTCGCCCCGCCCGCTCAGCCGTCCCCCCGCCGCGCGCTCGCCTCCTGCCCGCGGACCTGCTCCAGCCGCGCCTCCAGGGCCGCCGTGCCACCGGCCCAGGCGTCGGACCCGAGGACGAGGCGCAGCGGCGCCGGCTCGGTGTCGACGGCGTCGATCAGCTGACCTGCCGCCGCCGTCGGGGCCGCGTCCGCCGGACCGCCGCTCACCGACCGGCGGGAGCCTCCGCGCCGCGCCGTCGCCGCGCGGGGTCCGTGATCCAGTGCGTCGTCCGCGCGACGGCGCGCCGCGTCATGAACCGGACGGCCACCGACGCGGCCCGGTTCCCTCGGCCGTCGATGACGCTCGGCCCGGGGTCGCGACGCCCGAGGTGCGCGAGCGCGGTCGCGACGACGTCGTCGGGGGTGCGCATCCGGGCGCCCGCGGTCGCGTCGTCGGTGCCGACGACGGCGTTGAACTCGGTGCTGGTGGCGCCCGGGGAGAGCGCGAAGACGGTCACCCCGGTGCCACGGGTCTCGGCCCAGAGCGCCTCGCTGAAGCTGAGGACGAACGCCTTGGTGGCGCCGTACACGGCCATCCGCGGCGTGGGGTTGTACCCGGCGATGCTGGCGACGTTGATGACGAAGCCGTTCCCGGCGGCGACCATGCCGGGCAGGAACGCGGCGGTGAGCTGCACGGGCGCGGTGACGTCGACGGCGATCTCCTCGAGCAGGCGCTCCGGGTCCTCGTCGACGAACGGGCCGAACGTGCCGAAGCCGGCGTTGTTGACCAGGCCGGTCACGCGCAGGCCGCGTGACGTGACCTGGGCGCGCAGGTCCGCGCCGGCGGTCGGGGAGGCGAGGTCGGCGGCGAGCGGCGTCGCGGTGACGGGGTGGGCGGCCTCGATCTCGGCGGCGAGCGACCGGAGCCGGTCCAGGCGGCGGGCCACGAGGACGACGTCGGCACCGCGGGCAGCGAGGGCCCGGGCGAAGGCGGCGCCGATGCCGGACGAGGCCCCGGTGACGAGGACGGTCCGGTCGGCGGAGGAGGCGAGGGGCACGGCTGCTCCAGGGGTTGCGGGCCGCGGGGGTGCGGCGCTCTGCACGTTATGCCTGGTTGGCACTGAGTGTCAACCAGTCCCTCCTGTACCGTTGGGTCATGCCGGACAGCGCGTCACTCTGGGAACGGTCGCGCCAGGCCGCGTACGCCGAGATCACCGCCGTCGCGATGCGGCTGTTCCTCGACCAGGGGTTCGAGCAGACGACGATCGACCAGATCGCCGCGACCGCCGGGATCTCCCGCCGGTCGTTCTTCCGGTACTTCGGGACCAAGGAGGACGTCGTGCTTGGCGACCTCGCCCGCGACGGGGAGCGCGTGCGCGAGGCGCTGGAGGCCGTGCCGGTCACGACCGGGCCCTGGGAGGCGTTGCGCGAGGCGCTCGCGGCGGTCGACGCGCTGACGGGGGACCGCGAGACGATGCTGCGGGTCGCGACGATGATGTACGAGACGCCGTCGCTGCGGTCCCGCAGCATCGAGAAGCACCTGCACTGGCAGGAGCTCCTCGTGCCGGACGTCCGGGCGCGGCTCGAGCACGCCGGCCACGACGCCGCCGGCGCGGCCGTCGCGGCGACCGCGATCGTCGCCAGCGCCATCGCCTGCCTGGACGTCGCGGGGGAGCAGTGGACGCGCAGCGGCGGCACCGGCGACCTCGCCGCGCTGTACGACACCGCCGTCGCGGCGGTCCGCTCCGCGGCCTGACCGCGTCGGGGCGCCGTCGCGCGCACCCCGCCCGCGTCGCCCCCGGGCCCGGCAGCGGCCCCGCCCCGGCACCGTCAGCCGACCGTCAGGTCCGCCCGCCGCCCCCCGGCAGGTCGCCCCCGTTGACTCGTCCCCGTCGTGCTCCCCCCACCCCGACGGGATCCCCATGTCGCTCGCCCTGTACCGCCTCGGCCACCTGATCGGCCGGCACCGCCTGCTGGTCCTCGTGCTCTGGGTCGTCGTCGCGCTCGGCGTGGTCGCCGGGTCGCGCGCGGTGGGGTCGGCGTACCAGGACGACTACACGATCCCCGGCACGGAGTCCCAGCAGGGGCAGGACGTGCTGGAGCAGCGGTTCGGGGACGCGGCGTCCGGCGCCAGCGGGCAGGTGCTGTACCGCGTCGCGGACGGGCACGACGTGGCGGCGGCGCCGGCGGCGGACGTCGTGGCGGCGAGCCTCGACGCGATCGGGGCGGTGCCGGGCGTCGCGAGCGTGACCGCCGCGGAGGACCTGCGGGTCGACGAGGAGGGCGATGCGGCCCTCGCGACGATCCAGTTCGAGGACGCGGAGCCGGACGACGCGGTGCTCGAGGCGGCGCAGGACGCCGCGACGGTCGACGAGGACGGCGTGACCTCGACGGTGGGGGGCTCGGCGTTCGGCAACGGCGTGGCGGAGCTCGACCACACCGCGGAGGTCATCGGCGTGGGGGTCGCGCTGGTGGTGCTGGTGCTGACGTTCGGCTCGCTGCTGGCCGCGGGCATGCCGATCCTCACCGCCGGCGTGGGCGTGCTGCTGACGACGGGGGTGCTGGGGCTGGTCTCGCAGGTCGCGGCCGTGTCGACGACGTCCCCGAGCTTCGCGTCGATGCTGGGGCTCGCCGTCGGGATCGACTACGCGCTGTTCATCCTGTCGCGGCACCGGCACCAGCTCGCCGAGGGCGTGCCGCCGCGGGAGTCGATGGCGCGGGCGCTGGGGACGTCGGGCAGCGCCGTGGTGTTCGCGGGGCTGACGGTCGTCATCTCGCTGGCCGGGCTCGCGGTGGTGGGGATCCCGCTGCTGACGGGCATGGGCATGGCCGGGGCGTTCGCGGTGGCGACCGCGGTGCTCGTGGCGCTGACGCTGGTGCCGGCGCTGGCCCTCCTGGCCGGCGACCGCCTGCGTCCCCGCCCGCGGCGTGGCGCGAGCCGCCGCGGTGCCGCGGCCGGCCGGCCCTCGCTGTCGCAGCGCTGGGTCCGCCTCGTCACCCGGGTGCCGGCGCTCACGATCGGCGTGGTCGTGGCGGTGCTGGCCGTGCTCGCGCTGCCCGCGTTCCGCATCTCCCTGGCCCTGCCGGACCCGAGCACGCAGGAGGTCGGCACGCCGGAGCGCGACCACTTCGACGCGGTGAGCGAGACCTTCGGGCCGGGGTGGAACGCGCCCCTGCTGATCACGGCGGACGTCCTCGCGAGCACCGTCCCGGTCGCGACGGTCGACGAGCTGGCGGACGCCGTCGCGGCCGTCCCGGGCGTCGTCGCCGTGGACACCGCGACCCCGAACCCGGGCGGCGACACCGCGCTGCTGCGCATCGTCCCGGAGGGCGCGCAGTCCGACCCCGCCACGGTGGACCTGGTGCACGAGCTGCGGGAGCGGGCGCCGGCGATCGAGGAGGCGACCGGCGTCTCCGACCTGCGGGTCACCGGGACCACCGCGGTCAACATCGACATCTCCGAGCAGCTCGCCGACGCGCTGCTGCCGTTCGGGCTGACGGTGGTGGGCCTGTCGTTCGTGCTCCTGCTGCTGGTGTTCCGGTCGGTCGCGGTGCCGCTCAAGGCCACCGTCGGGTACGTGCTGTCCGTGGGCGCGTCGTTCGGGGCGATCGTCGCGGTGTTCCAGTGGGGCTGGTTCCCGGTGCTGCTGTTCGGGCAGAGCCCGGGGCCGGTCGTCAGCTTCCTGCCGATCATCGTCATGGGCGTGCTGTTCGGGCTCGCGATGGACTACGAGATGTTCCTGGTCAGCCGGATGCGGGAGCAGTACGCGCACGGGCAGCCGGCCCGCGAGGCGGTGCTGGACGGGTTCCGGCACTCGGCGCCGGTCGTCGCGGCGGCGGCGGTCATCATGGTCGCGGTGTTCTCCGCGTTCGTGCCCTCGGGCGCGGCCACGCTGAAGCCGATCGCCCTCGGCCTCGCCGTGGGCGTGCTGGTCGACGCGTTCCTGGTCCGGATGACGCTCGTGCCGGCGGTGCTCGTGCTGCTGGGCGACCGGGCGTGGTGGCTGCCGCGCCGGCTGGCCCGCGTCCTGCCCGTCGTCGACGTGGAGGGCCAGGCGGTGGAGCGGCACGTGGCCGCCGGCAGCCGATCGGGCCGCGCCGGACCGCCGCTGCTGGTGGCCCGCGGGCTGGTGGTGCGGGAGGGGGACGCCCCGCTGGACGTGTGGGCGGACGCCGGCGACGTCGTCGCGCTCCGTGTGGGGGACCTGGCGGCCGCCCGCGCGGTGTCCCTGGCCCTGACGGCGCGGGCCCGGACCGTCTCCGGCGAGCTGGCCGTGGCGGGCCGCATCCTCCCCGAGCA
This is a stretch of genomic DNA from Cellulomonas sp. ES6. It encodes these proteins:
- a CDS encoding BadF/BadG/BcrA/BcrD ATPase family protein translates to MSHLVAGVDVGGTKTRVRVETADGHEVADATAPTTGWRGTSFEVKAELIAQRLSALAEPRTATGLAAVAVGAHGCDLEEESEELRSRLEERLPGVLCVVVNDAELVAPAAGSPEAVGLIAGTGSVAVGRTPDGRRVHAGGWGWVVGDEGGAAGIVREAVRASLRAVEDGRRDPLPEQLCRALAVEHPLDLPGRLVAQDPATWSTHAALVFDAAAAGSAVAEQLVVEAGEALADLVHRVVSRGARATRVVAAGGVVVSQPALRDALRAGLRARHLPLPVDLLDAPPVAGALALARTALDRTSLSPRKALR
- a CDS encoding YfcC family protein; its protein translation is MTQPSPSPTTTSAAAPTPPVRRRRRFALPNTYAILLALTAVVWALGFLVPAGQYDVVDGSPVPGSYHHVDLDASFGERVMDLFQAPVNGLYGVEDPGSGFVGPYESGSLTGAAGVFLFVLAIGAFIVTTTRTGAIDAGIGRVAARFRTRGAAVIVALMVLITLGGSTFGLGEETLGFYAILIPLLLSLGFDRMTAVGVVLVGSVVGNMASTVNPFMTGAASDAAGIPIGQGIGLRALLLVVFSGLAIAYVVRYSVRVRRDPSRSAVGFTTDDAELAAGVDAGSLVMTGRQKAVITLFAATFVFMVFALVPWAQVLHGPAAASYGWQLDWYFPELTALFLVMAVMIGLVGRMRGEALVGSVLAGASEFLGAALVIVLARGITVVMHNALMTDTVLHALEGVVSGAGGGAFGVLVYLVNVPMSFLVPSSSGLATLAMPVLAPLADFAGVGRDLVVTAFQCAVGTVALVTPTSAIVMGGLSLAKVPYGRYVRWVLPLLAVLVVGSIATVLLAAAV
- a CDS encoding TetR/AcrR family transcriptional regulator gives rise to the protein MPDSASLWERSRQAAYAEITAVAMRLFLDQGFEQTTIDQIAATAGISRRSFFRYFGTKEDVVLGDLARDGERVREALEAVPVTTGPWEALREALAAVDALTGDRETMLRVATMMYETPSLRSRSIEKHLHWQELLVPDVRARLEHAGHDAAGAAVAATAIVASAIACLDVAGEQWTRSGGTGDLAALYDTAVAAVRSAA
- a CDS encoding SDR family oxidoreductase: MPLASSADRTVLVTGASSGIGAAFARALAARGADVVLVARRLDRLRSLAAEIEAAHPVTATPLAADLASPTAGADLRAQVTSRGLRVTGLVNNAGFGTFGPFVDEDPERLLEEIAVDVTAPVQLTAAFLPGMVAAGNGFVINVASIAGYNPTPRMAVYGATKAFVLSFSEALWAETRGTGVTVFALSPGATSTEFNAVVGTDDATAGARMRTPDDVVATALAHLGRRDPGPSVIDGRGNRAASVAVRFMTRRAVARTTHWITDPARRRRGAEAPAGR
- a CDS encoding MMPL family transporter, encoding MSLALYRLGHLIGRHRLLVLVLWVVVALGVVAGSRAVGSAYQDDYTIPGTESQQGQDVLEQRFGDAASGASGQVLYRVADGHDVAAAPAADVVAASLDAIGAVPGVASVTAAEDLRVDEEGDAALATIQFEDAEPDDAVLEAAQDAATVDEDGVTSTVGGSAFGNGVAELDHTAEVIGVGVALVVLVLTFGSLLAAGMPILTAGVGVLLTTGVLGLVSQVAAVSTTSPSFASMLGLAVGIDYALFILSRHRHQLAEGVPPRESMARALGTSGSAVVFAGLTVVISLAGLAVVGIPLLTGMGMAGAFAVATAVLVALTLVPALALLAGDRLRPRPRRGASRRGAAAGRPSLSQRWVRLVTRVPALTIGVVVAVLAVLALPAFRISLALPDPSTQEVGTPERDHFDAVSETFGPGWNAPLLITADVLASTVPVATVDELADAVAAVPGVVAVDTATPNPGGDTALLRIVPEGAQSDPATVDLVHELRERAPAIEEATGVSDLRVTGTTAVNIDISEQLADALLPFGLTVVGLSFVLLLLVFRSVAVPLKATVGYVLSVGASFGAIVAVFQWGWFPVLLFGQSPGPVVSFLPIIVMGVLFGLAMDYEMFLVSRMREQYAHGQPAREAVLDGFRHSAPVVAAAAVIMVAVFSAFVPSGAATLKPIALGLAVGVLVDAFLVRMTLVPAVLVLLGDRAWWLPRRLARVLPVVDVEGQAVERHVAAGSRSGRAGPPLLVARGLVVREGDAPLDVWADAGDVVALRVGDLAAARAVSLALTARARTVSGELAVAGRILPEQAEEARCLVAAPTAADVPGGTTAEEYARRTLALSPGSRRVRRARVDRVRAVLGDLGAPTDALDPAARLRLAATVALAGGARLLVLTDAPAGLAATLLRHGATVVRLDLAAAPVTQELETVR